From the genome of Parasteatoda tepidariorum isolate YZ-2023 chromosome X1, CAS_Ptep_4.0, whole genome shotgun sequence, one region includes:
- the LOC107452632 gene encoding uncharacterized PE-PGRS family protein PE_PGRS10-like — translation MDKLAIGAIFLILFVGYSNAASPFFISAITSALATIPYSGGPMTTGLVGAKLGIGTKLLYYLGYFGRKAPSTPKKKAAATSKLPSSFGEGFSSPSQYMQSGGFPNSFPSTSNFQNSFGGVDPSQLFQALTAQGVDPNVVIEALNYAGSMNPAQNTFASNGAFGTSGSFSAGGGGAGFPVNPGFSSAMPGGAGFPANSGFSSAMPGGAGFPANSGFSSAMPGGAGFPANSGFSSAIPAHQFAGPQGGAGGSLNQPIAPETPASENEPDDAESFFNFLTDMDENTCISRLICDIGNEPSFLGEFSENISSMVSSLKVPPTSRAYKYIEIMERGKQEGQCNVKFPECGDVSYEVVKNIAPSVSLPQNVNPADINF, via the exons ATGGATAAATTGGCGATTGGAGCTATCTTTCTGATTTTGTTCGTAGGCTACAGCAATGCTGCTTCTCCCTTTTTCATATCTGCGATTACTTCTGCTTTGGCAACAATTCCTTATTCTGGCGGACCAATGACTACTGGATTAGTTGGTGCTAAACTGGGTATAGGAACTAAGCTTCTTTACTACCTAGGTTATTTTGGTCGAAAGGCACCGTCCACGCCAAAAAAGAAAGCAGCTGCTACCTCAAAACTTCCGTCATCCTTCGGAGAAGGATTTTCTTCACCTTCTCAGTACATGCAATCTGGTGGATTTCCTAACAGTTTTCCATCtacttcaaattttcaaaactcattTGGTGGTGTTGATCCCTCACAACTTTTTCAAGCACTTACTGCTCAAGGAGTTGATCCTAATGTGGTGATTGAAGCATTAAACTATGCTGGAAGTATGAATCCTGCTCAAAATACATTTGCTAGTAATGGAGCATTTGGTACGAGTGGATCATTTAGTGCTGGTGGTGGAGGAGCAGGTTTTCCAGTTAACCCAGGATTTTCATCAGCAATGCCGGGAGGAGCAGGTTTTCCAGCTAATTCAGGATTCTCATCAGCAATGCCGGGAGGAGCTGGTTTTCCAGCTAATTCAGGATTCTCATCAGCAATGCCGGGAGGAGCAGGTTTTCCAGCTAATTCAGGATTTTCATCAGCAATACCTG CCCATCAATTTGCTGGACCCCAAGGAGGAGCAGGAGGCTCATTAAACCAACCTATTGCACCGGAAACTCCAGCTTCAGAAAATGAACCGGATGATGCGGAGAgctttttcaactttttgaCAGATATGGATGAAAACACTTGCATTTCAAGATTAATATGCGACATCGGGAATGAGCCATCGTTTCTAGgagaattttcagaaaacattAGCAGTATGGTTAG TTCGCTCAAGGTACCACCAACCAGTCGTGCTTACAAGTATATTGAAATAATGGAAAGAGGAAAGCAAGAAGGTCAGTGTAACGTAAAGTTTCCAGAATGTGGTGATGTTTCGTATGAAGTCGTGAAAAACATAGCTCCTTCTGTTAGTTTGCCTCAAAATGTAAATCCCGCAGATATAAACTTCTAA